The DNA region CGGACGGCCAgtccagtcagtcagtcaggtgGTGGGTATTATTGGCCAAAAGAAGCGCTTCGCTAATGCGATAATGAGACCAATTTTGTGGTTGAATTGCATCTCTCCTTCCGAAAGGGGTAGGCCCCCGGAGCCGGAATCTTTAATTCTCCATCTCTGAAGATCTTGCTCAAGATCTCTGATGTTTTCAGTGTGGAACAATTGTGCACAAGCAACTCGGGCGTATTGTTGTAGGTATTATTGATTGATGGTTATTTGCGCTGCGGCTCGCTCTTTCATCGTATCAGGTTTTGTTGACTCTGCAACACTGGATGATCTGGGGATAGTTCGTGTCGGAGAAGCCGGTTCTGGAAGATGATACCGCTgagctgaactgaactgaactggcTGGCTGCACTTGAGTGGTTTTTGTGCTTTGACGTTATCAACGAATCACGTTGCTGCTCTGCCGATGGATAGATGTTGGGATGCTGTTGGCTGCTGGTTTGTAACAGATTGACATCGGATCGGCGGAGCGGGGAGGGAGCGAGTTGATGCGGGCTAACCGGTCCTCAAATTGCGGTTAATTTGTGCTTGATTAGGTGACGGTGGTGGCTTGTTTTCCAATTAGGAGGAGGGAGGAAAGTTACACAAAAATAGAAAAGTTAATTGAAGCTGAAATAGTTGAGCAAGTAAAGTCTTGAGACGATTGCAAGTATTAGATGTAAAACATGATGGATTGTGTTTTTAAGGGAAATTCTTACCCTCCATCCTCTGCTGATTATCAATATTAATCCTATTAATcctttatttttcccgtgttcaggaagtcattttaagcaacttttgttcttagAAAAACTTAagttctcttgttttatttttaatctaatctaatctaattgaacacaagcgcagccagtccgaagaaagcatcctggaagaacttgtggttagattacgcccaagttctttcttgtcaatattaattattgcagtacacttgagtaaccccgaagatgtattgcaaaaattaaagcggtcaggcctactgcgttgcattatccgcagagacagattctgtgaacggagcacatttcacagaatcaacaggggaggaaagatgcgtggacataccgtaccaaacgctccggatcagttgtggttgggtgtgttagtgtaaatttggcaaataattatatttttatgggGTGAGGGCGAGAGGGGAAGGGGGGGGTGGTAGAAAATTTGGTTTGGAGGAAGGGAAGGGTTATAGGGATATATCATTTGATTAATAGAATATAATATCGTATTTATAAGGGAAAAATCATTTGGTAAATAATGATTAATGAAAAGGAATGATCTTACCTAATTAGGATTCTACAGCTCAAGCTGTATCCAaacgtataaaaaaaaatgccacttGATTCGCAATTCTTCTGAGACTTCTGGACTTGATCAGCTAATGACGGACGGTAAATTCTAGCTGCTGGAAGAGCATCTGGGACAGGAACGATGGCATCTTCATGATTGCAACAAACTGATGAATTGGTGATCATGCCGTTCTTGCTTTTTCAACTTGGTCAAGCATATTTGGCAATCACTGGTACTTGCCATCACCAAAAATGTGGACCGAATCTTAAGTTAATCTTAagttctcttgttttatttttagtattttaactcGCATTTATCTtggttagtttatgtttgtttttggtagtatttggcctattctaccacctctatcattacattttgcctatttaatattttcatgattttcagttactttttcaagtttttgcttgttttttacattttctgctataaaatggcaccattatcatttaagttgtaaaaaaatgcgtagaggcatggtctgggacactagaaaaattactgcaaacttatttttacctaaaatatACAGCCAAAATTGCCCCTAAAAAATGacgtttttaaaaacattggcagtcatataaaacaattaaaacttcaaacccttaaattttctaaaactttaagaggtcttctttccaatgctttttaaagatcgaaaattggttgaaaatggatttttggcgatttttgaaatCGAAACCTGTCTATTAGCGTGGTTcatggatatatgaaaaagacaaaagtgttctatttcgtttgcatcaaccggaatttcaaagttctatgaccccagaagctagcctgaaaatttgagctcatttggttaaggtttagttgctccagttttgatctgaagttagtatggaacttgatTCAATTTAATATGGAGAATTGTATCTTTTTACAtgttcttatagaaaatttctcaaaaccctatcaaattttcctattcataggtttcttataggttttgatccggggaacaactttgtagaacatcgcaaagtgcTAAGAATTGATCCTGGAAAGATACAGGATGTTTTTTAGAGTTTacttttttcggcaaaatttcaaaatatgctaaaaaaattaatctgtatcttttcgggatcatttcctagcgctttgcgatgttctacaaagttgttccccgaatcaaaacctataagaaaactcttacatgataaagttttatcgggttgaggaaaactttctagaagaagagttaaaaagtgaaaaataaatcaattaaatttattgaaattccattctaacttcatatcaaaactggagcaactaaaccataaccaaataagctaaaattttcaggacgaaattgaacacttttgtctttttcatatatccgtgaaccacgctacagTGTCTAAAGGcgggaatctatgacatttccccgaaacccatattaccgaagggacatttccccgaatgccacttccccgaaaagacaaTTACCCTTacagtcatttccccgaattccattcACCCGAATtttccatttcccctaatcgtccacatccccgaatgcagTTTTCACGgatgggccacaatcccgaatgcgacttacccgattagtcatatccctgcatagtcatttccctgaatgccatttccccgaacgcggtcaagcggaaacGCGGTGGTGCGCCCGGTATGAAccctaaactacgttaaagtgatttataacttttaaatccaagatggcgaccaatatggcgatgttgaaatattaaaaaaatgcattttattatttaataggcaatcaactattcaaataagactaaaatggggttgcagaactcaaatttgatgtttaaaacaaggaaaagaaaaaaaacgaaaaaaaaattgtgattcgattatccgaagtcccatacaaaccttcagataatcgaacttcggataatcgaatcttcggataatggaggcttcggataatcgagtctggactgtaattgggtcctaaaattaggcttaaatttgtgatattattgttcacaacgataatgcttatttttctaagtacaatgagCCTTTGAACAACcccaaaggatttaaaatggatttttaattcaatttttaaaaattaacttcacggcccttTTTGGCCGTGGGGGAATTTGGATTATTAGGGGAATTaagggaaatgatattcggggaaatggcattcggggatgtggctgattaggggaagttGTATTCGAGGATGtggccaattaggggaaatgattttcggggaaatggcattcgggggaatgtcattcggggaaatgagcttgACCCCTTCTTGCACAGTTTTTcgaatagacaaatccagcgaaagctcaacgctgctttttgatggtgagagatttgacagctcccatactaaatgtctcgattttcatactttttgttaattttctttaaaaataaaatacttaacatatgaaaactatatatttttggtgcccaaaattcctgctgaatcgaatggtgtacttatctcgattgcaaatttttcgaacagtttttattttaataatattctagacacattttgtgcacctaatcaatcaatacctgagctcccatattcaaatacatggaagctgtcatttctaacaccattggccacctagcggccatttcaaactgaatTCGTCTATTGGGAAGTTGGAAGGGCATCACAATGATGCCTGTTTGTCGACCGTacttcattagtttgtccatataattatacgtaaaaatttggcagctttccatagaaacatgatgtatgaaaattcataaatctatatcttttgaaggacctttttgatcgatttggtgccttgggctaagttgtaggtatggattagGGCTacattaataaaataatacacggtaaaaaaaattggtgatttttaatttcaccttTTGTTACTAAATtttgatatgcaaaaaaaaacactttgcctttaatttttttttctgatgttttagaggacattaaatgccaggaacttttcaggaatttccagaacgggcaaaaaatctttgacagagttatgaatttttgaatcaatacggttttttattttcaaaatatcgaaatattggtcgcaaaaatttttcaacttcatttttcgatgaaaaattgaatttgcgatcaaaaagtacttcagtgaaattttgatgaagtaaaccgtttttaagttataactatttttatgttttttttttttaaatattcgcagttattcaatttttaaataagtgcacatgtttgcccactttctattggaaaagctgagaaaattctctatattttgcttttttgagctttgttgatacgacgctTAGTTGCTTCtaagatattgctatgcaaagatttgaatacaggaaaattgatgttttctaagtctcacccaaacaacccaccattttctaatgtcgatatctcagctactaatttccgatcttttcgaaaacaatattattcaaaaaaaaaagtaatattgaatgtttggttctttcgaaatgttagttttgattttaaaaaaaatgaatgagcCCAGTTAACGGACAAGTActgtaattttaattaaagaaaaaaagataatGTTAGAGTTTTAGCATTACAATACCTACATAATCATATTAAGTAGAATTGGCTGTGTATGGTAGCCATTGAGAAAATTGTGTTatggcccaaaatagggacatctaccctattaaaatataaatcttcaactgctcaaaatttgaattcagtttaaatcAGTCAGAGATATGACAACTTAAAGATTACAGATTCCGCGACATCTCATTATGGCCAAATCGGCTTATATTTTGCTGAAGACTCGTCAAGTGTCAAaaagttcatttaaaaaaaaacatgaaaataataattaaataatttaacaaaatccaGACTTCTGGCAACACCTGCTGGCCGTCGTCATTGCACCGGGTTCCACGCAGCGTGCAATTCTCatttttattatggaaaaacGTGTAGGAAAAACTGCGAAGGCAGACCGGGCCGCTCTGCGCGCTCTGGCAAATCTCGTCCATGCCCGATTTGTTAGACTTGAACGCGCAGGCCATATCCAACACATTTTCTCTACGGTCTCTCCTTATCCAGCCTCAGTCAGACTTGGCCAAACTCGGGTGGGTAGCAGATTCCGCCTCTGCCTGCTGCTGCGGCAAAATATTGGCACGTTTCTGACGTTGGTTCGGGAATTGCGGTTTCGCGGTTTCGAATTGCGCAGCagcacattttgaaattttgagtgttctTTTTTCGTTGAGAGATGGCACACGCTGCTCGAGAGCCCCGGGAAAATTACAGTAATTCCGCTTCAATTGAGGGGGGGCACTTAATTTTCGGGGCCGATTAATCCACACAAAACTCATATGGTTTCTCATTTGTACCCCCTTCTCTCTTCTCTTCAATTGCAGATGGTAACGCAAACGGCAGCAGCATGAGTGGAAGTGGCACTTGttacgaagacgacgacgacgacgacgaggaccaCCATCAGTACCACTGGCGGCCGTCGTCCGCAACGGAAGAGGAGGAAGATTCGACGCTGACTCCGGCGCAGTTCAGGGAACATCTGGACGGGAAAACGGCCCAGGACGGCCTCGACGAGCTCGTAAAGTACCGTCGCGATCAGAATAACAACGAAACGCCCGCAAGCCGCGTCATGATGATGGTGGCCAAGTACGAGTCGGGCGGTGGAGGCGGCAAGATTCCGTCCGGATCGGCGCGGGTGGACGAAACCGAAACCAGTGACTTTGAAACGGCCAGCATTAGCAGCTACAGTGGAACGACGGGGGGAAGTGTCCGGACCAGTTCCGTGTTTAGTGATGAGGGAAGTCGGGATGGGGCGACCAGTGTCGAGGGTCGTGAAGAGCCGGAGATTGTGGGCAAGGGCGAAAGTCACGTGGTGACGGCCGGCGGGGCCACCATCACGATCAACATTATTAGCAAGACTGAGTGCGACGATTGTGATAAACCGGCAAAGACGGCGTCAACGGGGACGTCCACGCCGGAGAAGAAGGCTGTGCAGACGCAGATTCCGGAGTTTACCTCGGACGAGGGCGGTCTGGATGAGGAGGAAAACGATCAAGTCATCGAAGAGAGTCAGCTGTTTTACACGGCACAGAGTCAGGACTTGCTCGAACTCCAGGAATGCCCAACGTCAAGCTCGTCCAACTCCTGCTACGACGACAGTTCCGCCGAGGACATTGACTGCGTTGACGCCGTCAATCAGCAACACGAAGTCCTCATCCACGAGCCGCACCAACAATCCGACATCGACTCCGAAGACCACATGATCAACATCGTCCAAGAGCTGACCGCCGATTTGCAACTCACCTCCAAGGTCATCGTGAACAAGGCCAAGCTCAAGCAGCACCGCAAAGCTCGTGCCgaaaaacagcagcagcagcaacttcaACAGCAAAAACGCGAAAAGAAGAAGCTCGACAACTCGCACCTCAGCCGGCAGAAGATCATCGACGACAACTTTTGTAACGAGATCCTCGACTCGACGATTCACTTCGATCGGTTGTACGGAATTACGCGCAACAGCAACTCAGCGGCACTCGTTGAGAGGCGGCAAAGGCCGACGGAAGTGCTGAGCGATTCGGCGCTGCAGAGTCCGCCCTCGTCCGTGGGAGAGGAATCGTTCGATTCGACCGTGTCCTTTGGGAAGCTGGAGGGACAGCCGCGGTATTCGGGCCGGCCGATGGGGAAGCTGATGGCGCGACGGTTGAAGAAGATCGAACGGCAAACGGGTGGAAAGGATGAAAGGAGGGAGGTGCAGTGCAGGTCGGAAGGTGAGTTtggttttcattatttttcaaagctatgtaaaaattagatttttctaTTGCTTGGTTCCAATTATTTtgaatagagcgtccaatttcccggggttacaacaTTCcctggaaacgggaaattttcaacaaatttcccgggaattcccgggaaatttgaaatatgacgaaaattattctgatcctgtttctggttaatattttgcaacagaattgtaTAGAACGGCATCATTAATGTCCAAAatcagtgtgaggatcaatgaaTAGCTtgaatgcttgtaaaaaattatgaagctatgagaaaatagtaaaagttttcttattttttatgctgtctttcaaatcgtaccaaatcaacaaaatattattattatttttttgttaaaaagtatttttttaatcaaagtgtttggacagtgaaaatgtatgccccacaaaaataaaattgcttttaaatttgtctcagtgaccataacgttgaaacgaaaaaaaaaaatcatgtagaaataatgtttttttatggcaaaatacttatttcagaacaagtattttcaacttgtgaacAAATAGATAATCACTGTTTCTTGATACCAAACtcacagttttacaaaaattgaagcgagtttttgaaataatggttggattctttgggtaaacttcataagatttttcatggttcCGTTTATGGAacgattttagttatatggttaAATGTCCttataaattaattagattaaaataattttcatagtgtaaaagtggttgaaattaaacgatatttttttcatattttaaatttaacgatTATAtcttgaatacttttaaacaaattcttcttgaacaaacctttttgaaaaatttaatcctatcaattcaattttcatccaatttggtcaaggtaaacaaaaatggtgaatattatattttcaaatgatataacaaaaacagtcgttaaaataaattgtcgaaaaaaaataGGCAATATTCATGCCATAATAGCGTAATTTGTTTTGCCCAACATATaaccaaacaatattcctagttgtgaatgcttcaggaataaatattatctgaattaaaactTGGCATGAAATTAACAGAcatagttcaatatgaacattaaatgaataaaatcaaataaggttctctaattattggtgccaaaaaggtaagaaaatgtatacttccatttctatttcgggaattcccgggaaatttacaaatttcccgggaaacgggaaatatttttttccgggaaatcccgggattttttttctcgggACGGGAAATTTGACGCTCTAATTTTGAATgacaaaattctgttttttctgtccttgataattttaatttgacACATCccgattttgtttttgaattgtttttgttttgcaattgttattttaaattgatttttcatgttttaaaatttctgatttttttaaatttaatatattaaaatatctgaattttcaaaatatattattttatttgactCCTGAAATATATTGGTTACATCTCATATTCACtggaattcttatttttttaattttcatttttttagtttacagGGTggtcactcaagtcgggaattgttgggaaaagtcgggaaatcCAAGCATACttgtttaaacattattttctaACTCTTGCATAACTTTGTAATACTTTGTATAGTTTTCAAATTCACTCGATTCTTCTTTGGTaggtaacttactttaaatattttactcaGAATGTTTTTTATCaatcaaaaatgaatgaaaagctAATTTAAACACAGAGCTAAATTTTAACGACTATTTCCATCGTAAATTTATgattctgttttatttttgtcaaaatgactgaataattgaaaaaaatcgatgtttgcCGATGATTGTTTaggggtattttttttaatttttttaactatatttataaggccatttcatttttttaatgttacttttgaacttttagTGAGTATAGATTACTATAAATAAAGCATTCTCAGTTGGAAAACTCCAACCAATCGTTTttcgttctgaatgaaaaaaaattaaaagcttccttgaaaacatgaaaaaacgcacaacattttgtgaaaaataaatgGTAAAACATGGAATCTTATCAaactgttttttatttaaacaataataataaaaaaaatatttcaatactgacaacaagaaaaataaaaattgattaaaaaattccatttacaaaattaaaaaagaaacttggtaaagacatttttaaaataaatcctagatattttttctaaattatttgaaagaataaaaacagtgtgcttttatttaaaatgaaattaaactgAATATAGACTACAATcattcagttatctttaactttttgccatttcCAGTTGAAGTTGAAGTATTGTTTGGCTTtcggttatttttcaaagactaattgtttatGTTTCCACTTTGAATCAAAATGAGGAGTGCttccatttttgattttttttaaaggaatttgtGATAAGTTTCTGTATTTTATAATAATTGACAATTTACATAaacaaagtattttaaaaaaaatgtcaatagtttgattttattaaattaactagttttttttaaatggttagtaatgattttttttactttactgTTAGAAATCATTCTCagattaaaatgaaaattatttgcagttctggaaaagtcgggaatttgaaaatggaatttgatcGGTCACCCTGAGTTTattaatttgatgtttaaattttaatttttttgctttttttttatttggagttTCTTAatttgggagttttttttttgcaaatttgtgatATAAATTTGcaacagtttttgatatttttttttatattttttattttttgcactatTAATGGGTATCAAAGTTCCAATTTACTTGATCTTATACTTTTaatttgttggattttttttattttggaatacAGTTGATTCATAAACGCCATTTTGGCCATTCTggatttcaaatttgcaattcacTTCCGATCAtggtgtcaaaaaataaaaatcatgcatCGATGATCCGTAGTAATTTTTTCAGAGGACTTTGgataaattttcgttttttttatattaaaatgttcTAAGAacttgaaagtttaaaaaaatgaaaattttatttattttattgggTGCTGATATGTGGCTTATATtagtgcttgccatttcataaCATTTCTaaccaagagtgtgtccctttcacaccttatggaaactgtcatttgagtgaaagggatacactatagaggagaaaatcgtgacgtcagaaatgaacttaAATCACTCACAGTTCATTtcgtgagtgactttaacagtttggcctagtttgacagctacattgtccgcAGTTTTcagtgggagagaaaaggaggcgaatactttatgaaaatcatacctgttaaaattcctagcctaaaaattttgtcgcgagttgcttttctcctctattgtttacaaaagttatgtgcccttttgaaatgttaggctccaaaagGGTCCTAAAGCCTTATGTAAATGTTCATGTTCAACGATTTAAAACTATTTCTGATCCCTATTttccattttaatgcaaaaaaataaattgacaagacaacattttttcgattgaaCGAGCTGTCCAGtagaaccttttctgtcaagaagggccgcgaagtgatttttttttaattgattctaaattccattttaaatcctttgcggtcgtacaaaaggtcactgtactcagaaaaatgagctttttcgttgtgaacaataacatcacaaatttaagcttaattttaggacccaatagTTCATATTATTGTtcataacgataaagcttattttttgagTATAATGACCTTTTGCACGACTGCAAAGGattcaaaatagatttttaattcttcaaaatttacttgtcagctcgttccaagggaaccatagttgattcGTCGTAAAATGTCGTCTTTTCAATTAATTGGGTTCAAACATTAAGATTAAAATTgttatattattgttcacagcaataatgcttatttttatgaatacaatgaccctttgtacaaccgcaatggatttaaaataaatttttaaaccaattaaaaaaaactttgcggtCTTTCTTGACATAAAAGGTtttacttgacagctctttctaagggatcatagttgatccattgaaaaaaaaaagttgtcttgtccatttattttttatgccttagaatgaaaaaaagtgatcagaagtgggttttaatcgtgttttcaCCGTTCTACATACCTTTTTTActgcaaattttgttattttaaatttaagcttaattttgtgatattattgttcacaacgagaaaactattttttctgagaatactgaccctttgtacaacaacaaaatatttaaaatggattttaaaatatttttttaataagcttTGTGGCCCTTTTTGAcggaaaagttcctacttgacagctagTTCCAAGgaaaccatagttgatccatcgaaaaaatgttgtcttctcatttttttttgcattcaaatgataaaaagtagtcagaaatggttttgaatcgtgttttttaccgttttacataaaaatttatgtaAGGCTTTAcagcccctgatcgcataaatgtcccatatgcattttcatcgaatttgagttattgatgcagatAGGTTCAAAATCGTCTGCTCTTTCAAacaagcctataacatccagtactttgttccagtattttcgcgaaaacttaacacgtagccttatgtgtgggacaaacttcagatgcgtttttctcagcatgctgtttttgcatattgggcatttatgcgaacatggataGTTTAGGACTCTATTACGGATCATTCACAAACCACGAGAGGGACAAAACAAAACCAATCAACACAACAATAATATACTTCCTCTTCTCTCCCACAGGTCACTCCGACTCGTCCACCTCAAACTACGCCAACGGTCCGAAGAAGCCTCCGCGGACATTTGCGTCCACCGTCAAAAAGCAACACCCCAAGGTCGGCTGGGTTGACCGGGTCGTTTCATCCAAGTCACGCTCCACGAAAACAGACTCGGAACAGCCCAGCTGTCCCAAGCTGGAAGATCTGGACTCGGACCCGGATCTGATGGGCTGGAAGTTTGACACGACCAAGAAGAAAGAGCAACTAAAGCAGGTGAAATCCCACGAAATCGGTTGGGATGTGGCGAAGGAGCGCAAGAACGAGGACGGAATTCCTCCGCACATCTACAACATGCTGCACTACTCCGAGGACGAAACTCAACGTCGGCTGATCAAGACGTCCCACTCGCGGGCGGCCCCACAGTCGTCGACGACCTCGTGCTGTCACCACCGGGAGGAATTGTTGGGTCACAAGCTGGACATTGACACCGTTGACTTTCCGGTGGAGAGTTCGAGGAGGAAACGGTTCTCCAACTCGGAGTTTGAACGGTTTGTGGAGAACTCGAGGATCAAGAGTACACCGCGCAGGTCGGCACCGACGGCGCTGACAACGAAGCGGACGGAACAGTTTTTGGAGGCGGAGCGAGGCCAGAGGAAGCAACAGGAGCGAAGGTCACAACCGGCGGAGGTTGTGCGAAGAAGAACGACGGAGCGTAGCGAGAAGAAGGTGGATCGGCGAAGGACGGTAGGAGACTTTTTGGACCACGAGCGATCGGCTCATTTTTTAGGCGATGGCCGGCGTAGTGACCACGACTACGAGATGGAACAGTCCTCGAAGATGTGCAGCAAGTGTAACAACGACAAGGAGAAGAGTTCGTTCAGGAAGGCGGCGGTTCGCAGGACGAAGTCGTTTTTTGAGGCGTCTAAGAAGAAGATTCTGCTGCCGGGGCTGCTGCAGAGAAATGCGAAGGAGCGGAATCTGTACGAGACGCCTAAAAAGTACCAGCTGGGAGCGAATCTCAACTCGGCGGAGAGTTCCGTCCAGAAGCAGGTGCACAAACATTTGGGATTCACGCCTCCGGCGAAGGAGGAGAAGATGGTGAGGAACAACATGGTTCTGACGAAATCCGCACCGAGTAGGATAAGTGACAAGCCGCAACTCCCTGCACGGACCGTGTTGAACTTTTCCAGCACCACGGAAACCGACGATGATCGGGCTAAGCAGCAGAAACCGCACGagatgaagttcttgaagacgCTGAAGAACCTGAAGATTTCGCCGAAGAAGTTGTTCAAGCCGTCCCACGAAGAAACTCCCAAGCATTCTCAACCAGGAACTTCATCCTCCCCTCGACAGTACGGCAATTTCCAATCGTATGACGACCTCAACCTGGATAATGTCGCCCAAATGGGAGACTTCCTGAACAACGTTCGCCAAGCAGTCGAAACTGACGACCACGATCGCTCCGTGAACCGGTTCTGCGCTGAACGGTACGTCAAAGCAACCAGCTCGACACCTCGTCGACGACCACGCGCCGTGTCCACCAGCAGCGAATTCCTGGACCACCATCGCCAAGTCGAAGTCTGCGCCGACCTGCACCGAGAACCAATCTACCAGGAAATCTCCCCCAAGAACAACAAAACCCTCATCAACGAGTTCATCAGCGGAGAATCTCCCGAACGGACCATGGTCAACAACAACGCCCTCTACACGACCGTCAACAAAACCGCCAAAACG from Culex quinquefasciatus strain JHB chromosome 3, VPISU_Cqui_1.0_pri_paternal, whole genome shotgun sequence includes:
- the LOC6037311 gene encoding uncharacterized protein LOC6037311 isoform X1, whose product is MDATFGKKHSAIAINNSNEEDDQVEDEQQAGKAADAGLERNPSILLALDSLHRSLLLKNLQFDGHRQDGNANGSSMSGSGTCYEDDDDDDEDHHQYHWRPSSATEEEEDSTLTPAQFREHLDGKTAQDGLDELVKYRRDQNNNETPASRVMMMVAKYESGGGGGKIPSGSARVDETETSDFETASISSYSGTTGGSVRTSSVFSDEGSRDGATSVEGREEPEIVGKGESHVVTAGGATITINIISKTECDDCDKPAKTASTGTSTPEKKAVQTQIPEFTSDEGGLDEEENDQVIEESQLFYTAQSQDLLELQECPTSSSSNSCYDDSSAEDIDCVDAVNQQHEVLIHEPHQQSDIDSEDHMINIVQELTADLQLTSKVIVNKAKLKQHRKARAEKQQQQQLQQQKREKKKLDNSHLSRQKIIDDNFCNEILDSTIHFDRLYGITRNSNSAALVERRQRPTEVLSDSALQSPPSSVGEESFDSTVSFGKLEGQPRYSGRPMGKLMARRLKKIERQTGGKDERREVQCRSEGHSDSSTSNYANGPKKPPRTFASTVKKQHPKVGWVDRVVSSKSRSTKTDSEQPSCPKLEDLDSDPDLMGWKFDTTKKKEQLKQVKSHEIGWDVAKERKNEDGIPPHIYNMLHYSEDETQRRLIKTSHSRAAPQSSTTSCCHHREELLGHKLDIDTVDFPVESSRRKRFSNSEFERFVENSRIKSTPRRSAPTALTTKRTEQFLEAERGQRKQQERRSQPAEVVRRRTTERSEKKVDRRRTVGDFLDHERSAHFLGDGRRSDHDYEMEQSSKMCSKCNNDKEKSSFRKAAVRRTKSFFEASKKKILLPGLLQRNAKERNLYETPKKYQLGANLNSAESSVQKQVHKHLGFTPPAKEEKMVRNNMVLTKSAPSRISDKPQLPARTVLNFSSTTETDDDRAKQQKPHEMKFLKTLKNLKISPKKLFKPSHEETPKHSQPGTSSSPRQYGNFQSYDDLNLDNVAQMGDFLNNVRQAVETDDHDRSVNRFCAERYVKATSSTPRRRPRAVSTSSEFLDHHRQVEVCADLHREPIYQEISPKNNKTLINEFISGESPERTMVNNNALYTTVNKTAKTLIKPKSLNNSQDNLLQVSTLKKINAEPSSSTSPPGHHNTRRSLFDVAAGSGSNDGPSTGSPEQRCDNDDILVLQDDAGDRDTDDAANPGQQRRPRRRAEVVEEVVVKKRVARVEGAGRSRIVEETVEEEDEGYRKFSSDIQPGEDGEDDFGGRKLTAAAKKDATLAYVEDVLRKTGLVEEAIGRAPLGFIDTDDEAESLQKYEDRGLDELIVSLHEHITISEIGTIDTESDGAAYVTATATGIDTVDAMTLEKEVGGDGEEVCGGSIDTDNVSELMSGHGDEDAYSVGVSPVESSPASSPSSSSGKGRVNGSGIYRSFKDRLRSSFRKSRNFIKNEQRKIENYFETKSGGGTPRKGEERDRVGFDVSAYGRKYAEDSETEEIYQSLSNEGSLVELSNAYLAELVGQIKTQCDTKKQLKQALAICRNTREFECSSELIEAERLLLLSTLKETAARNELSKIDYNANGKVPCDSKKVGVVALNHFEFPLKDAAVRDMLFNYFYVVVCSYKNQVKATLAKERSEDRVYFRNCEIKFLELDADYEIRVEVFVLRLRKNAKNYSFESKYHLKKENKNILGACPSPPKLLSPSKLLSLNRSGSPKNFDYDNEFSRFKSQGFITLTSFSLLPSKGHPSPSDQLAEQFRHSPYYSASNNFQQMVRRRDDHNLVYLVEDFKYLPLDSMAYSSNLLGSLGMSIKSEIVFVDSDMSGFLTVGENGRNGRTDWNRRWCRVNGFVLEFWNYPQECQEKLPTLQIDLAKCLDDEVTPADRATCSRPRTFRLDVFVKGTGSCSSSGIGSYKDSDSANQQQQHHQTHNGSDSGHSHDLHQQQKEQQQQQNQQVCDNTKNYLLSADTNNELKAWLNELNRVVKFLKEWKI